In one window of Balearica regulorum gibbericeps isolate bBalReg1 chromosome 29, bBalReg1.pri, whole genome shotgun sequence DNA:
- the SMARCD1 gene encoding SWI/SNF-related matrix-associated actin-dependent regulator of chromatin subfamily D member 1 has product MAARAGFQSVTPSGGGGGAAAGAGALGPGTPGGPVRMGPAPGQGLYRSPLPGAAYPRPGMLPGSRLAPQGPSMGPPGYGGSPAVRPGMAQASLDQARKRPAPQQLQQVQPQAVPNRNHNAKKKKMADKILPQRIRELVPESQAYMDLLAFERKLDQTIMRKRLDIQEALKRPIKQKRKLRIFISNTFNPAKSDAEDGEGTVASWELRVEGRLLEDSALSKYDATKQKRKFSSFFKSLVIELDKDLYGPDNHLVEWHRTATTQETDGFQVKRPGDVNVRCTVLLMLDYQPPQFKLDPRLARLLGIHTQTRPVIIQALWQYIKTHKLQDPHEREYVICDKYLQQIFESQRMKFSEIPQRLHALLMPPEPIIINHVISVDPNDQKKTACYDIDVEVDDTLKTQMNSFLLSTASQQEIAALDNKIHETIETINQLKTQREFMLSFARDPQGFINDWLQSQCRDLKTMTDVVGNPEEERRAEFYFQPWAQEAVCRYFYSKVQQRRQELEQALGIRNT; this is encoded by the exons ATGGCGGCGCGGGCGGGATTCCAGTCGGTGACTcccagcggcggcggcggtggggcCGCTGCCGGGGCCGGCGCGCTGGGACCGGGCACGCCTGGCGGGCCGGTGCGCATGGGCCCGGCTCCGGGACAGGGCCTGTACCGCTCGCCGCTGCCGGGAGCCGCCTACCCG CGCCCCGGAATGTTACCGGGTAGCCGGTTGGCGCCGCAGGGCCCTTCCATGGGGCCGCCCGGTTACGGCGGGAGCCCGGCGGTGCGGCCCGGGATGGCGCAGGCCAGCCTGGACCAGGCCCGCAAGAGGCCGGCgccgcagcagctccagcaggtGCAGCCGCAGGCCGTGCCCAACCGCAACCACAA CGCTAAAAAGAAGAAGATGGCTGACAAAATTCTACCTCAGAGG ATTCGTGAACTTGTACCCGAGTCTCAGGCCTACATGGACTTGCTGGCCTTTGAAAGGAAATTGGACCAGACGATCATGAGGAAACGCTTAGATATCCAGGAGGCTTTGAAGCGACCCATTAAG CAAAAACGAAAGCTACGTATTTTTATCTCCAATACCTTCAATCCAGCCAAGTCGGATGCAGAGGATGGTGAAGGAACAGTCGCCTCCTGGGAGCTTCGGGTGGAAGGACGGCTGCTGGAAGAT TCTGCTTTGTCCAAATATGATGCCaccaagcagaaaagaaagttcTCATCCTTCTTTAAATCTCTGGTCATTGAACTTGATAAAGACCTGTATGGCCCTGACAATCACCTGGTAGAG TGGCACAGGACTGCTACAACTCAGGAGACAGACGGCTTCCAGGTGAAGAGGCCGGGAGATGTAAATGTGCGCTGTACTGTCCTTCTGATGCTGGATTACCAG CCTCCCCAGTTCAAATTGGATCCCCGCTTGGCCCGTCTCTTGGGGATTCACACTCAGACCCGTCCGGTGATCATCCAGGCATTGTGGCAATATATCAAGACCCACAAGCTCCAGGACCCCCATGAGCGGGAGTATGTCATCTGTGACAAATACCTCCAGCAG ATATTTGAATCTCAGCGGATGAAGTTCTCTGAAATCCCACAAAGACTTCACGCGTTGCTTATGCCCCCGGAACCGATCATCATTAATCATGTCATCAG TGTTGATCCAAATgaccagaagaaaacagcttgcTATGACATCGATGTGGAGGTGGATGATACCTTGAAAACTCAGATGAATTCCTTTTTGCTATCCACAGCCAGCCAACAGGAAATCGCTGCTCTGGATAACAAG ATCCATGAAACAATAGAGACAATTAACCAGCTGAAGACCCAGCGTGAGTTCATGCTGAGCTTTGCCCGAGATCCTCAGGGCTTCATCAATGACTGGCTACAGTCCCAGTGCCGGGATTTAAAG ACAATGACTGATGTTGTTGGGAATCCTGAAGAGGAGCGTAGAGCTGAGTTCTACTTCCAGCCGTGGGCACAGGAAGCCGTGTGCAGATACTTCTACTCCAAG GTGCAGCAAAGACGGCAGGAACTGGAGCAGGCCCTGGGCATCCGTAACACATAG